A stretch of Ipomoea triloba cultivar NCNSP0323 chromosome 11, ASM357664v1 DNA encodes these proteins:
- the LOC115996101 gene encoding uncharacterized protein LOC115996101 gives MYLAVGRHTSCEVWESITAALGSSTRARCLNLLGQFQSLYKGGSTTAEYLGRAQLLVEDLALADQPVSLDEQNLYVFRGLRSEFRPMASSLTVSDNLVSISQLADYLQAQEYIYADEFTLEATVMVANRGRRNNGEGHFGGRQGQNGGQRRIRGRQGRGGQGRGRDSAPRCQICRSHGHTALYCYKRFYTSIMLWCSSVCSKESSSIHWVDLALAELSVAFNFHQNLLNCCNTWTYKLICNTEVEGDSLNDDDAYVANKLVGPGKEQEQTSRNAF, from the exons ATGTACTTGGCTGTCGGACGGCATACTTCCTGCGAAGTATGGGAATCCATCACCGCAGCACTAGGTTCCTCCACTCGGGCGAGATGCCTCAACCTCCTTGGCCAGTTTCAGAGCCTCTACAAGGGTGGTAGCACGACGGCAGAGTACCTTGGCCGTGCCCAGCTGCTTGTGGAAGATCTAGCGCTTGCCGACCAACCCGTGTCCTTAGATGAACAAAATTTATATGTCTTTCGGGGACTCAGATCGGAGTTCCGGCCAATGGCGTCATCTCTCACGGTATCTGATAATCTTGTCTCTATCTCACAGCTTGCAGATTATTTACAGGCTCAGGAATACATATATGCGGATGAGTTCACCCTAGAAGCTACGGTAATGGTGGCTAATCGCGGTAGACGTAACAATGGCGAAGGCCATTTTGGTGGTCGGCAAGGCCAAAATGGCGGCCAAAGGCGCATACGAGGACGGCAAGGCAGAGGTGGCCAAGGACGTGGTCGCGACAGTGCACCGCGGTGCCAAATCTGCCGGTCGCACGGTCATACTGCACTTTACTGTTACAAGCG GTTTTATACGTCGATCATGTTGTGGTGTTCCTCGGTCTGTTCTAAGGAATCTTCCAGCATTCATTGGGTGGATTTGGCCTTGGCAGAGTTGAGCGTCGCCTTCAATTTCCACCAGAACCTGTTGAAT TGTTGCAACACCTGGACCTACAAGCTTATTTGCAACACTGAAGTAGAAGGCGATTCTTTAAATGATGATGATGCCTATGTTGCAAATAAGCTTGTAGGTCCAGGGAAAGAACAAGAACAGACTTCTAGGAATGCATTCTAG